DNA from Gammaproteobacteria bacterium:
GGCGTGGCATTCAGGGCCGCGAAACCGACCACGATGGCGATCAGCAACAACAGCAATAAGGCGGTAATCAGGTACTTAGGCATGGGGTCTCACGTCTGCTCCAAGGTGCAGAGATCAATCCTGACCGCTGGCCTGGCGGGCATCGGCAGCATCCAGTTCGCGCTGGAAGCCTTCATTGACCCGCTCGCGGAGGTCCTTGCCAGGCTTGAAATGTGGCACGTACTTGCCCGACAGCGCGACCGCCTCACCGGTCTTGGGGTTGCGCCCCATGCGCGGTGGCCGGAAATGCAGCGAAAAGCTGCCGAAGCCGCGGATTTCAATCCTGCGCCCATCAGCCAGTGAATTGCTCATCTGCTCGAGCATTGATTTCACAGCCAATTCGACGTCCTTGGCCGGCAGGTGCGACTGCTTGCGGGCCAGGATTTCGATGAGTTCGGACTTTGTCATTATTATGGTTCCTGCCAGATTTTTCTTTGCGAATTGGGCACTTACGCAAAGTAAATCAGAAAAAAGGCGACTGTTCCAGTAGAACAGCCGCCTTTTCAACGACTTAAGCCAATTTTCAGCCTTTTCAGTCCTTGTTCATCTGCTCCTTGAGCAGATCACCCAGGCTGGTACCGGCAGATTCGTCGGCCTTGGCGTAGTTCGCCACGGCCTGCTGCTCTTCCTGGTACTCCTTGGCCTTGATGGACAGGCTGATGGAGCGATTCTTGCGATCCACACCGATGATGCGGGACTCGACTTCCTCGCCTTCCTTGAGGACCTTGGAGGCGTCTTCGACGCGCTCGCGGGCCAGCTCGGAAGCACGCAGGTAGCCTTCGATGCCGTTGCCGAGATCGATGCGGGCGCCCTTGGCGTCCACTTCCAGCACCGGACCGGTGACCAGCGAACCCTTCGGGTGCTCGCCCAGGAACAGGGAGAACGGATCCTGGTCCAGCTGCTTCACGCCGAGAGAAATGCGCTCACGCTCCGGATCGACCGACAGTACGACCGCTTCCACTTCGTCGCCCTTCTTGAAGTTGCGCACGGCTTCGTCGCCGACCGCATCCCAGGCGATGTCCGAGAGGTGAACCAGGCCGTCGATGCCGCCGTCGAGGCCGACAAAGATGCCGAAATCGGTGATCGACTTGATCTTGCCCGAAATCTTGTCGCCCTTGCCGTGGGTCGCAGCAAACTCGTCCCAGGGGTTCGGCACGCACTGCTTCATGCCAAGGCTGATGCGGCGACGTTCTTCGTCGATATCCAGCACCATGACTTCGACTTCGTCGCCAATCTGGACGACCTTGCCCGGGTTGACGTTCTTGTTGGTCCAGTCCATTTCGGAGACGTGCACCAGGCCCTCGACGCCTTCTTCGATCTCGACGAAGGAACCGTAGTCGGCCAGGTTGGTGACGCGGCCGAACATGCGGGCACCCACCGGGTAACGGCGAGCGATGCTTTCCCAGGGATCGTCACCCAGCTGCTTGAGGCCGAGCGACACGCGATTGCGCTCGCGATCGAACTTCAGCACCTTGACGTCGATCTCGTCGCCGACATTGACGACTTCGGACGGATGCTTGACGCGCTTCCACGCCATGTCGGTGATGTGCAGCAGGCCGTCGATGCCGCCGAGGTCGACGAACGCACCGTAATCGGTGAGGTTCTTGACGATACCCTTGACGACGATGCCTTCCTGCAGCTTCTCGAGCAGCTTCTCGCGCTCTTCGCTGTACTCCTCTTCCACGACGGCGCGACGCGAAACCACCACGTTGTTGCGCTTGCGGTCGAGCTTGATGACCTTGAATTCGAGTTCCTTGCCTTCCAGGTAGGCGGTGTCGCGCACCGGACGGACATCGACCAGCGAGCCCGGCAGGAATGCACGGACTTCGTCGATATCGACGGTGAAACCACCCTTGACCTTGCCGGAGATGTAGCCCTTGACGATCTCGCCGGCGTCAAACGCCTCTTCGAGACGGTTCCAGCTACGAGCACGGACCGCTTTTTCGCGCGACAGGCGCGTTTCGCCAAAGCCGTCTTCAACCGCGTCCAGCGCGACCTCGATGTCGTCACCTTCCTTGACCGACAGTTCACCGTTTTCGGTCTGGAACTGTTCGATGGGAATGACACCTTCGGACTTCAGGCCGGCGTTGACGATGACGACGTCACCGCGGATTTCCACGACCTGCGCGTTCAGCAGTGCACCAGGCTTCAGGGTTTCCTGGTTAAGGCTTTGTTCGAGAAGTTCAGCAAATGATTCAGACATTAGATGTTTACCTATGCCCCCGTGGGGCGTTTCATTGCCGCGACAACCATCCTGGTGTCCCGGGTTGCTTAAAAAAAATGGGCCCATGCATCCTGCACGGTGCCCGCTTCGTTAGCGCCCGCTTCGGTCTTGCGACGTCGGCGAACGGTCTATCGAACTGGCTGGCCGGAAACCCTTCTTCAGTCCAGTTCCGGGAAACGTTCCCGGACGGTTTCCAGCACCTGTGTCAGCACCGCTGCAATGCCGGCATCGCTGGTGTCGATCTCGATGGCATCGTCAGCGGGCCGCAGCGGCGACACTTTCCTGGAGGCATCCCGCGCGTCGCGCTCGGAAATCTCCCGGAAAAGGTCGGCGATATTAGCAGCAATTCCCTTTTCCCTCAACTGCTTATGGCGTCTTTCCGCCCTTTCCTCGGCACTCGCCGTCAGGAAGAATTTCAGGCCTGCATCGGGAAAGATCACGGTGCCCATGTCACGGCCATCCGCCACCAGTCCAGGCGGCTGGCGGAAGTCCTTTTGCAGCCCGACCAGCGCCTCGCGAACCGTCGGCATGACAGCAACCTTGGACGCCTTGTTGCCGGTCGTCTCGGCCCTGACTTCAGCCGTAACTTCTTCATTATCAAGGAAAATTCTCTCGCCACCGGCCTCAGTGACCGTAAAGCGGATATCGAGTTCCGGCACCAGCGCGGCGATCGCTGCCTCGTCTTCCACGCCTCGGCGCTCGGCCGCCATCGCCACCAGGCGGTACAGGGCGCCTGAATCCAGGAAGTCGAAACCGAGCTCGTCGGCGAGCAAGCGGCTGATGGTGCCCTTGCCGGAGCCGCTGGGCCCGTCAATGGTGATGACCATCGCTTGATCATTGTTTTTTTCATTAACCGTCATTCAGAAACCTCGATTTCCTTGATGTCGATGCCAAGGCTGGACAAGTCACCCCTGAAGCGAGGATAGCTTGTCGCCACATTGGCAACATTGCGGATGGTCACCGGTCCCTGCGCCACCGTCGCCGCGATGGCGAAAGCCATGGCAATGCGGTGATCCCCGAAGCTGTCCACCTCGCCGCCCTGAAGCTTCCCTCCGGTGACATCCAGCCCGTCCGCATACTCTGTGACCTCGATGCCGAGCGCTCGCAGGCCGGCCGCCATCGCGGCCAGGCGGTCACTTTCCTTGACCCGAAGCTCGGCCGCACCCCGCAAACGCGTAGTGCCCTCGGCGCAGGCAGCGGCCACCAACAGCACGGGGATTTCGTCGATGGCCAGCGCCACGTCGTCCGCATCGATATCGACCGCCCGCAGGGCCGAGGGTTCCACATCGATGTCGGCCCACCCTTCCCCGCTGCCCCTGTCGCGACGTTCCAGCTCGAACCGTGCGCCCATGCGAGTCAGGACGCGCAACAGGCCATCGCGGGTGGCATTGATGCCGACGCCCTCGAGCTGGATCGCAGCCCCCTCCTGCAGCAGCCCGAGGACCAGGAAAAAAGCCGCCGAGGACAGGTCGCCGGGCACTTCCAGACGCCCCGGGCTGTCGAGCTTCGGCACGGGCTCGAGTGCAATCACACTGCCCTGCCGTTCGAGCGGCACGCCAAAGCCCTGCAGCAGGGTCTCGGTGTGATTGCGGCTGACAGCCGGTTCGGTGATGCGCGCGTGCCGGCCCGCCGCAAGCGCCGCCAGCAACAGGGCCGATTTCACCTGTGCCGAAGCCATCGGCATGGCGTAGTCGATGTCCCGCAGCGCCTGCGAGCCCTGGATGCGCAACGGCGGTGTGCCGTCGGAATCGGTAGTGATGGCGGCACCCACAGCATTCAAGGGGTCCGCAATTCGCCGCATCGGGCGTTGCATCAAGGAGGCGTCGCCGACCAGCTCGCTGTCGAAGGGCTGTGCTGCCAGCAGGCCGGCGAGCAGGCGCATGCCAGTGCCCGAATTGCCACAATCGATGGGACCGACAGGTGCCTGCAAGCCACAGAGGCCGCGACCCTGGACCAGCCAGTCCTCACCGTCAGGACGAATATCGATGCCCAGCGCCTGCATCGCCTGCAGGGTATTCAGACAGTCCTCGCTGGCGAGCAAGCCATGGATGCGGGTCTCGCCTTCGGCCAGGGCGGCCAGGATCAGGGCGCGGTGGGATATCGACTTGTCACCGGGCACGGCCACCGAGCCTGCTGGTGGCCGGCCCGAGACGGGCTGGACGACAAAGTCAACGCGCATGTCAGCTTGCCCCTGACTTGATGTCAGCTTCCAACAATACGCCTCAAGGTACTGATAAGTCTGCGGTTTTCATCGGGAAGCCCGATGGAAATCCGCAGGTGTTCGGTCAGACCGTACGGCGCCAGGGGGCGAACAATGATGCCCTCCTCCAGCAATGCCTGGTTGATCGCCTTGGCATCACCGACCTTGACGGTCAGGAAATTGCAGACCGAGGGAATGTATTCCAACCCCATGTCGGTGTACGCCGCGGTCATCTGGGCGAGGCCCTCGCGATTCAGTTCGACGGTCTTGCGGATATGCGCCTGGTCTCCCAGTGCGGCGACGGCAGCCGCCTGCGCCAGCAGGTTCGGATTGAAGGCGAGGCGCAAGCGGTTCAGAAGGTCCGTCAGCACCGGGTTGGCCAGCGCGTAACCGACGCGCAGGCCCGCCAGGCCAAAGGCCTTGGAGAATGTCCGCAGCACGATCAGGTTGTCGTAGTCCTTCACCAGCTGCGAACCATCCGTGTAGCGCGGATCTTCGACATACTCGGTGTAGGCCTCGTCCAGCACCACGACGACATCCTTCGGCACGGCGTCGAGGAATTTCCGGAGGCTCTCGCCATCGACAAAGGTACCGGTCGGGTTGTTCGGGTTGGCGATGAACACGACGCGGGTGGTGTCGTCGACCTGCGCCAGCATCGCATCGAGGTCATGGCCGTAAGGCTGCTCGTCATGATCCGGCGGCAGGGCATCGGCAAAGCGCATCTCCGCGCCCGTCGATTTGCCGGTGATGAAGTAGATGGCAAAGGCATACTGCGACATCACGGCAGAGCGCCCGCTGTCCAGGAAGGCTCGCGAAATCAGTTCGATCAGGTGATCCGAACCCGAGCCCAGCGTGATGTGGTTCTGGCCGATGTCGTGGTAGTCGGACAGTATCCGCTTCAGGTCGAAACCGTTGCCATCCGGGTAGAGCCCGACCTGGTCAGCCAGCCTTTTCACCGCCTCGATGGCCTTCGGGCTCGCCCCCAGGGGGTTCTCGTTGGATGCCAGCTTGATGATGTCGTCGAGCCCCAGTTCGCGCTTCAGCTCGCTGATTGGCTTGCCCGCCTGGTAAGGCTGCAGGGTACGCACGCCTTCGACGCACAGGTCCAGGAATCGCTCGTCTTGCTTGCTCATTTTCTTCTACCTGTTCTTTCCGACGTTACAGGGCGCGCACGTTCAGCACGCCTTCGATACTGCTGATCCGCTCCAGCGTTTCCGACGGCACTGCCTTGTCGACATCGACCAGGGTGTAGGCCACGTCACCACGTGACTTGTTCAACAGGTCGATGATGTTCAAGCCGGCCTCTGCCAGGGCGGTGGTGATCTGACCCACCATGTTGGGCACGTTGGCATTGGCCACGGCAAGGCGGAAGCCGCCTTCAGTGCGCGGCATCTTGACCGTCGGGAAATTCACCGAGTGGCGAATGTTGCCGTTTTCCAGGAACTCTCGCAGGTTGTTGGCCACCATCACTGCGCAGTTTTCTTCCGCTTCCAGCGTGGAAGCACCGAGATGCGGCAAGGCAATGACTTTCTCGTGCTTGATCAGGCGTTCGTCCGGGAAATCGGTGACATAGGCATGCAGCTGGCCATCATCCAGCGCAGCCAGCACGGCGTCCTCGTCGACGATGCCGTCGCGCGCAAAGTTCATGATCACGCTGCCCCTGGGCATGAGGCGAATGCGCTCCGCATTGATGATGCCGCGCGTGGCATCGACCAGCGGAACGTGCACCGTCAGGAAGTTCGACCGTGCGCAGAGGTCATCGAGACTGAGCGCCTCGCCAACACTGGCGGAAAGCTCCCAGGCACGCTCGACCGTGATCTGCGGATCGAAACCCAGCACCTTCATGCCAAGCTCCTCGGCCGTGTTCGCCACCTTCACGCCGATCGCACCGAGACCGATGACGCCCAGCGTGCGGCCCGGCAATTCGAAACCCACATACTGTTTCTTGCCCTGCTCCACCGCCGTATGGATATCGGCATTCCCCTCCAGGCCTCGCGTGTAATTCCAGGCCTGGGGAATGTTGCGCGATGCCAGCAGCATGCCGGCAATCACCAGTTCCTTTACGGCATTGGCATTGGCACCCGGCGCATTGAATACCGGCACGCCAAGCGCCGTCATCCTGTCCAGCGGGATGTTGTTCACGCCTGCGCCGGCACGAGCAACAGCCTTGACCGTCTCCGGGATGTCCATGTCATGCATCTTGAACGATCGCAGGATGATTCCGTCGGGATGACCGATCTCGGAGGCGACCTCGTACTGTTCGCGAGGCAACTGGTCCAGGCCCACCGTGGCGATGTTGTTCAGCGTGAGAATCTTGAAACGCGAAGTATCAGCCATGGCTCTTCTCGAACTCCTGCATGAAGGCAATCAGGGCATCCACACCTGCTTCCGGCATGGCGTTGTAGATGGACGCGCGCATGCCACCAACGGAGCGATGACCCTTGAGGGAGGTCAGGCCCGCTTGCTCGGCTTCCTTGAGGAACACGGCATCAAGCTCGGGATCCTTCAGGGTGAACGGCAGGTTCATGCGCGAACGCACCGCGGGCGCCACCGGATTGGTGTAGAAGTCCGACGCATCGATGGCGGCATAGAGCTTCTCCGCCTTGCGGATGTTCACCTTCTCGATCGCCTCGACGCCGCCCTGCTGCTTCAACCAGTCGAACACCAGGCCCGCCAGGTACCAGGGATAGGTCGGCGGCGTGTTGAACATGGAGTCGCCGTCGGCGTGCGCGCGATAGCTGAGCATGCGCGGCAGGTTGTCAGGAAGGTTGTCGAGATGATCGTCGCGAACGATCACGACGGTGAGACCGGAAGGACCGATGTTCTTCTGCGCCCCGGCGTAGATGACGTCGTACTTCGACACGTCGATCGGACGCGACAGGATGCAGGACGACATGTCGGCGACCAGGGGCTTGCGCTTGCCATCTTTTCCGACCGGGGTCTCCGGCGGCTGCTGGAACTCCACGCCATGGATGGTTTCGTTCGGGCAGAAATGCACGAAGGCCGCATCATCACTGAACTTCCAGTCTTCCCTTGCAGGAATGTCGGTGTAGCTGCTCGCCTTGCCATCGGCCACGATATTCACTTCGCACAGATGCGCCACTTCCTTGATCGCCTTGTCGGACCAGGCACCGGTGCGGAAGAAGTCGGCCTTCTTGCCGCCCTTCAACAGATTCAAGGCCGACATGCTGTACTGCAGGGACGCGCCACCCTGCAGGAACAGGACCTTGTAGTTATCGGGAATCGCCAGCAGTTCGCGAAGGTCTGCCTCGGCCTGCTCTGCCACCGCAATGAATTCCTTGGAGCGATGACTGATCTCCATCACCGACATGCCGGTATCGCGGAAGTCCAGGAATTCATCCCTGGCCCTTTCCATGACCTCGTTCGGCAACATTGCCGGTCCGGCACTGAAGTTGTATGCGCGCTTCATGCTTGTTCCCCCTGGACTGTCGAAAACTGCGGCTCTGGCCAACTGGTAACTGCTAATGAAAAACGGCGAGGTCACCCTCGCCGCTCATGCATTGTTGCTGCGATCACTCTGCGACGGCGCCGGCGTCCTCTCCCTCGCCGTCTTCCTCGCCATCGCTCTCGATGCGTTCCACACCGATCAGGCGCTCGCCATCGCCAAGGCGAATCAGGCGTACGCCCTGGGTATTGCGACCGATCACCGATACGTCCTCGACACTGGTGCGAACCAGCGTTCCGGCATCGGAGATCAGCATGATGTGATCTTCCTCGGTAACCAGCTTGGCCGCCACGACCGCGCCATTGCGCTCGTTGGCCTGGATGGAAATCACGCCCTGGCCGCCACGACCCTGGGTGTTGTATTCCTCGATACTGGTGCGCTTGCCGTAACCGTTCTCGGTTGCGGTCAGGATGAAGCCTTCTTCGATGATGATGAGGTCCGTGACCCGCTCGCCCTTGGCCAGCTTGATGCCACGCACACCAGCGGCGGTACGGCCCATGGCGCGAACGTCCTCTTCCTTGAAACGGATGCCCTTGCCGTTCGAGGCCTGCAGGAACACGTCCTTGCCGCCATCGGTCAATGCCACGCCAACCAGGCGATCTTCGTCACGCAGGTCCACGGCAATGATGCCGTTGGAGCGCGGCCGGCTGAACGCGTC
Protein-coding regions in this window:
- a CDS encoding integration host factor subunit beta; amino-acid sequence: MTKSELIEILARKQSHLPAKDVELAVKSMLEQMSNSLADGRRIEIRGFGSFSLHFRPPRMGRNPKTGEAVALSGKYVPHFKPGKDLRERVNEGFQRELDAADARQASGQD
- the rpsA gene encoding 30S ribosomal protein S1, giving the protein MSESFAELLEQSLNQETLKPGALLNAQVVEIRGDVVIVNAGLKSEGVIPIEQFQTENGELSVKEGDDIEVALDAVEDGFGETRLSREKAVRARSWNRLEEAFDAGEIVKGYISGKVKGGFTVDIDEVRAFLPGSLVDVRPVRDTAYLEGKELEFKVIKLDRKRNNVVVSRRAVVEEEYSEEREKLLEKLQEGIVVKGIVKNLTDYGAFVDLGGIDGLLHITDMAWKRVKHPSEVVNVGDEIDVKVLKFDRERNRVSLGLKQLGDDPWESIARRYPVGARMFGRVTNLADYGSFVEIEEGVEGLVHVSEMDWTNKNVNPGKVVQIGDEVEVMVLDIDEERRRISLGMKQCVPNPWDEFAATHGKGDKISGKIKSITDFGIFVGLDGGIDGLVHLSDIAWDAVGDEAVRNFKKGDEVEAVVLSVDPERERISLGVKQLDQDPFSLFLGEHPKGSLVTGPVLEVDAKGARIDLGNGIEGYLRASELARERVEDASKVLKEGEEVESRIIGVDRKNRSISLSIKAKEYQEEQQAVANYAKADESAGTSLGDLLKEQMNKD
- the cmk gene encoding (d)CMP kinase, whose amino-acid sequence is MVITIDGPSGSGKGTISRLLADELGFDFLDSGALYRLVAMAAERRGVEDEAAIAALVPELDIRFTVTEAGGERIFLDNEEVTAEVRAETTGNKASKVAVMPTVREALVGLQKDFRQPPGLVADGRDMGTVIFPDAGLKFFLTASAEERAERRHKQLREKGIAANIADLFREISERDARDASRKVSPLRPADDAIEIDTSDAGIAAVLTQVLETVRERFPELD
- the aroA gene encoding 3-phosphoshikimate 1-carboxyvinyltransferase codes for the protein MRVDFVVQPVSGRPPAGSVAVPGDKSISHRALILAALAEGETRIHGLLASEDCLNTLQAMQALGIDIRPDGEDWLVQGRGLCGLQAPVGPIDCGNSGTGMRLLAGLLAAQPFDSELVGDASLMQRPMRRIADPLNAVGAAITTDSDGTPPLRIQGSQALRDIDYAMPMASAQVKSALLLAALAAGRHARITEPAVSRNHTETLLQGFGVPLERQGSVIALEPVPKLDSPGRLEVPGDLSSAAFFLVLGLLQEGAAIQLEGVGINATRDGLLRVLTRMGARFELERRDRGSGEGWADIDVEPSALRAVDIDADDVALAIDEIPVLLVAAACAEGTTRLRGAAELRVKESDRLAAMAAGLRALGIEVTEYADGLDVTGGKLQGGEVDSFGDHRIAMAFAIAATVAQGPVTIRNVANVATSYPRFRGDLSSLGIDIKEIEVSE
- the hisC gene encoding histidinol-phosphate transaminase; its protein translation is MSKQDERFLDLCVEGVRTLQPYQAGKPISELKRELGLDDIIKLASNENPLGASPKAIEAVKRLADQVGLYPDGNGFDLKRILSDYHDIGQNHITLGSGSDHLIELISRAFLDSGRSAVMSQYAFAIYFITGKSTGAEMRFADALPPDHDEQPYGHDLDAMLAQVDDTTRVVFIANPNNPTGTFVDGESLRKFLDAVPKDVVVVLDEAYTEYVEDPRYTDGSQLVKDYDNLIVLRTFSKAFGLAGLRVGYALANPVLTDLLNRLRLAFNPNLLAQAAAVAALGDQAHIRKTVELNREGLAQMTAAYTDMGLEYIPSVCNFLTVKVGDAKAINQALLEEGIIVRPLAPYGLTEHLRISIGLPDENRRLISTLRRIVGS
- a CDS encoding phosphoglycerate dehydrogenase, producing MADTSRFKILTLNNIATVGLDQLPREQYEVASEIGHPDGIILRSFKMHDMDIPETVKAVARAGAGVNNIPLDRMTALGVPVFNAPGANANAVKELVIAGMLLASRNIPQAWNYTRGLEGNADIHTAVEQGKKQYVGFELPGRTLGVIGLGAIGVKVANTAEELGMKVLGFDPQITVERAWELSASVGEALSLDDLCARSNFLTVHVPLVDATRGIINAERIRLMPRGSVIMNFARDGIVDEDAVLAALDDGQLHAYVTDFPDERLIKHEKVIALPHLGASTLEAEENCAVMVANNLREFLENGNIRHSVNFPTVKMPRTEGGFRLAVANANVPNMVGQITTALAEAGLNIIDLLNKSRGDVAYTLVDVDKAVPSETLERISSIEGVLNVRAL
- the serC gene encoding 3-phosphoserine/phosphohydroxythreonine transaminase: MKRAYNFSAGPAMLPNEVMERARDEFLDFRDTGMSVMEISHRSKEFIAVAEQAEADLRELLAIPDNYKVLFLQGGASLQYSMSALNLLKGGKKADFFRTGAWSDKAIKEVAHLCEVNIVADGKASSYTDIPAREDWKFSDDAAFVHFCPNETIHGVEFQQPPETPVGKDGKRKPLVADMSSCILSRPIDVSKYDVIYAGAQKNIGPSGLTVVIVRDDHLDNLPDNLPRMLSYRAHADGDSMFNTPPTYPWYLAGLVFDWLKQQGGVEAIEKVNIRKAEKLYAAIDASDFYTNPVAPAVRSRMNLPFTLKDPELDAVFLKEAEQAGLTSLKGHRSVGGMRASIYNAMPEAGVDALIAFMQEFEKSHG